Proteins from one Mus caroli chromosome 3, CAROLI_EIJ_v1.1, whole genome shotgun sequence genomic window:
- the Hapln2 gene encoding hyaluronan and proteoglycan link protein 2, giving the protein MPSRIPLPAFCCFLLPWAFTSFHKALGNPAPHPGPHYLLPPIHEVIHSRRGATATLPCVLGTSPPSYKVRWSKVEPGELRETLILITNGLHARDYGLLGGRASLRKGHRLDASLIIKNVRLEDEGRYRCELINGIEDESVALTLRLEGVVFPYQPSRGRYQFNYFEAKRACEEQDGRLATYGQLYQAWTEGLDWCNAGWLLEGSVRYPVLTARAPCGGHGRPGIRSYGPRDRSRDRYDAFCFTSALAGQVFFVPGRLTLSEAHAACRRRGAVVAKVGHLYAAWKFSGLDRCDGGWLADGSVRFPITTPRPRCGGLPDPGVRSFGFPRPQQASYGTYCYAEK; this is encoded by the exons ATGCCAAGCCGGATCCCTCTCCCTGCGTtctgctgcttccttctcccCTGGGCCTTCACCAGCTTTCACAAAGCTCTGGGGAACCCGG CCCCCCATCCGGGTCCCCACTACCTCCTGCCCCCCATCCACGAGGTCATTCACTCTCGTCGTGGGGCCACGGCCACACTGCCCTGCGTCCTGGGCACCTCGCCTCCCAGCTACAAAGTACGCTGGAGCAAAGTGGAGCCCGGTGAGCTGAGGGAAACGCTAATCCTCATTACCAATGGACTGCACGCCCGGGACTACGGGCTCCTGGGAGGGCGCGCCAGCTTGCGGAAGGGGCATCGGCTGGACGCCTCCCTGATCATCAAGAACGTGCGTCTGGAGGATGAGGGTCGGTACCGCTGCGAGCTCATCAATGGCATCGAGGACGAGAGCGTGGCACTGACCCTGCGCCTGGAGG GTGTGGTGTTTCCGTACCAACCCAGCCGGGGCCGCTACCAGTTCAATTACTTCGAAGCGAAGCGGGCGTGTGAAGAGCAGGACGGACGCCTGGCCACTTACGGCCAACTCTACCAGG CGTGGACCGAGGGGCTGGACTGGTGCAACGCCGGCTGGTTGCTCGAGGGCTCCGTGCGTTACCCTGTGCTCACCGCGCGGGCTCCATGCGGCGGCCACGGGCGGCCAGGCATCCGCAGCTACGGGCCCCGGGACCGCAGCCGCGACCGCTATGACGCCTTCTGCTTCACCTCGGCCCTGGCAG GCCAGGTGTTCTTCGTGCCGGGGCGGCTGACGCTGTCAGAAGCCCACGCGGCTTGCCGGAGGCGCGGAGCTGTAGTAGCCAAGGTCGGGCACCTCTACGCCGCCTGGAAGTTCTCCGGGCTGGATCGATGCGACGGAGGCTGGCTAGCGGACGGCAGCGTTCGCTTCCCCATCACGACGCCGCGGCCGCGCTGTGGGGGTCTACCTGACCCCGGGGTGCGCAGCTTCGGCTTCCCCCGACCCCAGCAGGCGTCCTACGGGACCTACTGCTATGCCGAGAAGTAG